The Candidatus Neomarinimicrobiota bacterium region GACAATTCGGCCCAGGTTGGTCCGGAATCCAGGATGAGATCAACTTTTCCCTCATAATATTCAGAAAACTCCTGAGGGTCGCTGGCAAAACTTAGTTCACTAATATTGACACTGGTAGAAATGATGGGATTTCCCAGAGCTTCTACAATAGCCATGGTCAGAGGATGATCCGGGATTCTGATCCCCACAGTCTTCTGTCTGGAAAGGAGTACTTTTGGTGCTTCTCTGGTTCCCGGCAGGATGAAGGTATAGGGGCCGGGCAAGTGCTTTCGCAGGTCACGATAATTTGCAGTAGATATCTTAGCATATTTTGAGATATCTTTGATATCCGAGCAGACAAAACTTAATGGTTTTTGCTTTGCAAGCCCTTTAACCCGATAGATTCTTTCAATAGCGCTTTTTTTAGTGATATCACAGCCAATTCCATACACAGTGTCAGTAGGATATATGATCAAACCACCATTTTTTAAAATATCAACGGCTTTTTTAACTGCCTGAGTGTTTATTGTCGTACCATGTAGTTCAATTCTCATTGTTTCAGAAAGTCCTTGATCAGAGCCATACTGGCTATCGGTTTCTCGAAGGGAAAAAGATGTCCTCCAGTGATGCTTTTGACAACATGAATTCCGCCCAACTTACCAAGTCGCCGGAACCCACGCTGGTTTACAGTATCTGAGTGTTTCCCAATAATATAAAGTGTTGGTATGGTCAGCTTTTTAGGAAGAGTCCAGGCGTTTAGTGGTAATGATTGATAGATGCTGGATTCTAATTGGGGAGCACAGGAGAGCTGGTATTGATTACCACTGGTGGGGTGGAAGCAAGTATCTACATAAGCTTCGAGAAAGCGAGGTTCCCAACGTGAAAACACCTTTTTTCGTGAAAAATGCTCCAATGCTTCCTGCCGGGATGGAAATAACCATTTCCGTCTATCGGCTGCTTTGGCCAGCGGTATTATTTGGGTCAGAGATGTGAAACGCAGCCCCTGCATGATCCAGAGGATGTATTTTGGCAAGAGGACAGGGTCAAGCAGGATGATGCGTTGGAACCAGTCTGGCTTGCGGATGGCCATCATCATCATAACAACTGCACCAATGGAATGTCCCATCCCGATCAAAGGAGCGGCTGGGGGATCTTGCTCCAGGAGTTTGATGAAATGATCAGCCAGGTCAGCCCAGTCTTGGATCTGTCCAGTCCAGCGGGAGTTCCCGTGACCAGGCAGATCAGGAGCTAAAATTTTATAGTCATTCTGTAAGGGCTCCAAAAAAGGTTGATAGAGATCAGCAGAATAGCTATTAGCATGTAGAAATATAAGGGAGCCTTTCCGTGCTGTACCCCTGGAATTCACGGAAAAGTGAGTTGGGAAAGGTGTTTTCATAGCTACAAAATAAGGTGAATGTTAGTCTTGGGAAGGGAAAAGACGGATCAATCCAATGATCCAGAAGTACAGTTTGTCATTGTGCTGACAAAGTATTCGGTGGTGTGTTCTTTGTGTTGTCTGAGACCGAACAAGAGCGTTAGATCCGGAAGAAAGTGAAACTACACTAAAGCCTGAATTGAATAAATCTTATTACAGTAAATAGTGGCACTTTGCTTATTTCTGAAAATTCGAGACAATAAAATCGATAGCTTCACCCACATGAGCTTTCCAAAACGTGTGCGTGTGAGCACCCTCTTCGACTTGAAATCTGGCTGAATAGCCCAGACTTTTCATTTGATGAGCCATCGCTTGATTCTCCGGGAAGGCAAAATCATCATCTCCACAAATCAGCAGGAGTGCAGGACCATGGCTGGGAGCGGGTTTTTGTGCCAGGTGCAGGGGATTATGGGCTTCCCAGTTGTCACGATTCCCAGAAAACGATCCCAACACATCTATTAGTCCCCAACCATCTTGATGGCGAGTGATATCCATAACGCCACTCAGGCTGGCTGCTGCCGCATAATCTCCGGGGTGTTCCAGGGCTTGGACAAAGGCTCCAAAGCCACCCATACTCAAACCCATGATACCCTGTTGGGATGCTTTCGGTGAGCCGTTAAAATGCAGGACCATCCAGATTTTGATCTCTTGTTGAATGTGAGAAGCATAGTTCCTTCCTGGAACCAGATCAGTATCCAACCACCATCCATCATAACCCCCATCAGGCAGCACCAATAGAATATTGTAGCGGTTGCTCAGAGATTGTAAATCAGCATCGTCCTCCCATTGGGTCTCATCTCCACTCCAGCCATGCAGCATAGCGATAAATGGGTAACCACTCTCTTTGTTTACATCAAAATTGTCAGGAGTTGTGACTATAATGCGATTGCTATCGGTTAGTGCCACCGAGGGAATTTTAAGGTGGTGGATTTTTCCGAAACTTGGACTGGTTGATAGACCGAGGATCAGAATAATCAATAATGATCGAGAAAAAAGACGCTGTTTATTCATGTTGTGAAATATGTGAAATGGGTTCTGTATATCAAAGTAGTTAATATCCGGTGGGGGCAAAAATAGCCCAGGGGGATCACATTATTTCAGTTTTATCTGGCAAGTTATCGTTTAAACTAACATCGAATTTTTGAGGAAATGAGGATCACTATTCATGAACAGAGAAAACAGGAATCGTCTGATATGGCTGAGCATCAACATGATAGCGCTGACTCTGATCGTTGCCTTAAACATCTGATGATCCTGGCGCTTTTTGCAGCGCTGCTTTATCTGGTAAATCGTTGGGTTGTCATTCCTCAAGTAAACCGTTCACCCTTTTTCCGTGATCATCTAAGTGATGTTCTGGCTTTACCGGTTTATCTGCCGCTGTCATTTTACCTGGCGGTGCGGCTTGATATGATTCCGGAAAATTTTCAGCTCGGCGTTGGTCATATTTTGGGTGCTGTTATCCTTTTCAGTATAATATTTGAAGGATTGGTACCCTTAATTGATAATTCAGCTACCCGTGATTTGTGGGATGTTCCGGCCTATTTAGCTGGAGGTCTTATCGTATACATAACCTGCAGATCAAGTCTGAACAGGGTGAGTTAAGATCAAC contains the following coding sequences:
- a CDS encoding L-threonylcarbamoyladenylate synthase — encoded protein: MRIELHGTTINTQAVKKAVDILKNGGLIIYPTDTVYGIGCDITKKSAIERIYRVKGLAKQKPLSFVCSDIKDISKYAKISTANYRDLRKHLPGPYTFILPGTREAPKVLLSRQKTVGIRIPDHPLTMAIVEALGNPIISTSVNISELSFASDPQEFSEYYEGKVDLILDSGPTWAELSSVIDMTDDDGPVVIREGQGDVNWCTP
- a CDS encoding alpha/beta hydrolase — translated: MKTPFPTHFSVNSRGTARKGSLIFLHANSYSADLYQPFLEPLQNDYKILAPDLPGHGNSRWTGQIQDWADLADHFIKLLEQDPPAAPLIGMGHSIGAVVMMMMAIRKPDWFQRIILLDPVLLPKYILWIMQGLRFTSLTQIIPLAKAADRRKWLFPSRQEALEHFSRKKVFSRWEPRFLEAYVDTCFHPTSGNQYQLSCAPQLESSIYQSLPLNAWTLPKKLTIPTLYIIGKHSDTVNQRGFRRLGKLGGIHVVKSITGGHLFPFEKPIASMALIKDFLKQ
- a CDS encoding alpha/beta hydrolase-fold protein, which gives rise to MNKQRLFSRSLLIILILGLSTSPSFGKIHHLKIPSVALTDSNRIIVTTPDNFDVNKESGYPFIAMLHGWSGDETQWEDDADLQSLSNRYNILLVLPDGGYDGWWLDTDLVPGRNYASHIQQEIKIWMVLHFNGSPKASQQGIMGLSMGGFGAFVQALEHPGDYAAAASLSGVMDITRHQDGWGLIDVLGSFSGNRDNWEAHNPLHLAQKPAPSHGPALLLICGDDDFAFPENQAMAHQMKSLGYSARFQVEEGAHTHTFWKAHVGEAIDFIVSNFQK